A single Cryomorphaceae bacterium DNA region contains:
- a CDS encoding YkgJ family cysteine cluster protein produces MKSEYRTYLDQAESEQKSIKKKLSQWKRKTPNRLDDEFHEAHEEAFEKIDCLECANCCKTTSPIFIDRDIDRIAAHLRLKPSAFIDQYLRMDEDGDYVLQSSPCAFLGPDNYCSIYSVRPRACREYPHTNRKNMHQILQLTGKNTEVCPAVARIVLQLKSYL; encoded by the coding sequence ATGAAGTCCGAATACCGGACATACCTCGATCAAGCAGAGAGCGAACAGAAGAGCATTAAAAAGAAGCTCTCTCAGTGGAAAAGGAAAACGCCCAATCGGCTTGACGATGAATTTCACGAAGCGCATGAAGAGGCCTTTGAAAAAATCGACTGTCTAGAATGTGCCAATTGCTGTAAAACGACAAGCCCAATTTTTATCGACCGCGATATTGACCGAATCGCCGCCCACCTCAGGCTCAAGCCATCTGCCTTTATTGATCAGTACCTCCGCATGGATGAAGATGGAGACTACGTGTTGCAATCTTCTCCGTGCGCATTCTTAGGACCAGACAACTACTGCTCCATCTATTCTGTACGCCCTAGAGCCTGTCGGGAATACCCCCATACAAATAGAAAAAACATGCATCAGATCCTCCAATTGACCGGCAAGAATACGGAGGTTTGCCCAGCGGTGGCCCGCATTGTTTTGCAATTGAAGTCCTATCTTTAG
- the xseA gene encoding exodeoxyribonuclease VII large subunit: protein MPETQNEKKIYRLEEISSSLERMIQQFYGDKFFWIRAEISEFRIAPSGHAYLNLVDANEEVVRAEMRGMIWKTALDSIRKELGSEFEPLMKPGTEIVFRAGIQFSKRFGLSLTVLQIDLGAVLGDMEKRKRETIERLRRDGHLHTNKALSVPPVIQRIALIGAPDSAGLQDFMQQLQTNEWGFDFRVDVFPTLVQGEKAQGEIISALEQAQLKDYECIALLRGGGSKIDLDLFNQEPLALAIARSPLPVMTGIGHETDVSVADMVAHTSVKTPTALAYYFIDRASDFLGRLNHLNESLQAAIQVVRHRESSRLQEAHSILKQKPRTALQWQKMQLGTDTQLLARLGQQRVATAREGLEKNKRLIALEGERLLTEAPRELRLIREQLMHWAPLRIQRAQDQLGYLLYRLRAVAPDQVLQFGYTMTRVNGAWLKKDTEVEVGDEMITETINKKITSTITQIDERRTEL, encoded by the coding sequence ATGCCGGAGACGCAAAACGAAAAGAAAATTTATCGCCTCGAAGAGATCAGTTCCAGCCTGGAACGCATGATCCAGCAATTTTATGGGGACAAGTTTTTCTGGATTCGTGCCGAAATCTCTGAATTCCGTATTGCCCCCAGTGGTCACGCATACTTGAACTTGGTCGACGCCAATGAAGAAGTCGTCCGGGCAGAAATGCGCGGTATGATTTGGAAGACAGCTCTAGATTCCATCCGAAAGGAGCTCGGGTCCGAATTTGAACCACTCATGAAGCCCGGTACTGAAATCGTCTTCCGCGCCGGAATCCAATTCAGCAAGCGTTTTGGCCTGAGTCTGACCGTTCTTCAAATTGACCTGGGTGCCGTATTGGGCGACATGGAAAAACGCAAGCGTGAAACTATTGAGCGCCTACGGCGCGATGGCCATCTCCACACCAACAAGGCGCTTTCCGTCCCCCCAGTCATCCAACGCATCGCGCTTATCGGAGCTCCGGATAGTGCTGGACTTCAAGACTTCATGCAACAGCTTCAGACCAACGAATGGGGCTTTGACTTTAGGGTCGACGTATTCCCAACCCTCGTTCAAGGAGAAAAAGCTCAAGGAGAAATTATCTCCGCTCTGGAACAAGCACAGCTCAAGGACTACGAATGCATCGCACTCCTCAGAGGTGGTGGTTCAAAGATTGACCTAGATCTGTTCAATCAAGAACCCTTGGCCTTGGCCATTGCTCGTTCCCCGCTTCCAGTCATGACGGGAATAGGCCATGAAACCGATGTCAGCGTGGCGGATATGGTTGCTCATACATCCGTGAAAACCCCCACTGCCCTAGCCTACTACTTCATTGATCGAGCATCAGATTTCCTTGGTCGCCTCAATCATCTGAATGAGTCCTTACAGGCCGCCATACAGGTGGTTCGGCATCGGGAATCATCGCGTCTTCAGGAGGCGCATTCCATCCTAAAGCAAAAACCGCGCACTGCGCTGCAGTGGCAAAAGATGCAACTCGGCACAGATACTCAGCTGTTGGCTCGGTTGGGGCAGCAAAGAGTAGCAACGGCCCGTGAGGGCCTGGAAAAGAATAAACGCCTCATTGCCCTTGAAGGAGAGCGACTTCTGACAGAAGCACCCCGAGAGCTTCGACTCATTCGTGAGCAATTGATGCACTGGGCACCGCTCAGAATACAAAGGGCACAAGATCAACTCGGTTATTTGCTTTATCGGCTAAGGGCCGTAGCTCCGGACCAAGTTCTTCAATTCGGATACACCATGACTCGAGTGAACGGGGCATGGTTGAAGAAGGATACGGAAGTTGAGGTCGGCGATGAAATGATCACCGAAACGATAAACAAGAAAATTACCAGTACTATTACCCAAATCGATGAGCGAAGAACTGAACTATGA
- the xseB gene encoding exodeoxyribonuclease VII small subunit, protein MSEELNYERAYEELKAILSDLQNDDVTVDQLTEKVKRAKQLLEFCQKKLADVDADVSGLLQDLKGSEEG, encoded by the coding sequence ATGAGCGAAGAACTGAACTATGAGCGAGCCTATGAGGAGCTCAAGGCAATTTTAAGCGACCTTCAAAACGACGACGTTACCGTCGACCAACTCACAGAGAAAGTGAAACGCGCGAAGCAGTTGTTGGAGTTTTGTCAAAAGAAATTGGCTGATGTCGATGCAGATGTCAGCGGACTTTTGCAGGATCTCAAGGGTTCTGAAGAAGGCTAA
- a CDS encoding anthranilate synthase component I family protein, with product MKNYHIHQIHERLLADTQTPVGIYLKLRDHFPNSLLLESSDYHSKADSLSFICLQPMAGFEARGLEVRMEYPDQKEQILTLEEKEELLPLLEGFIQSFSPSASSLPFHTQGLFGYSAYEAVQYFEDLELVNRPSTQKDNPDLKYQLFEFVIVIDHFKNELYLVQHGSEDLEPSNEAFTRLKSLLRINHSAPFSFELIGQESSSTEPEEFLKMVERGIQHCQRGDVFQVVLSRSFHQGFRGDDFNVYRSLRSINPSPYLFYFDYGSFKIFGSSPESQLQVSSGSASIDPIAGTALRTGNSTSDAEAAERLKADPKEHAEHMMLVDLARNDLSRHSDAVEVEECAEIQYFSHVIHMVSKVKGSLQTGASGLRVFADTFPAGTLSGAPKYRAMQIIDDQEGDTRNFYGGAIGFFGFDGSVNHAIIIRSVLSKNNTLTFQAGAGVVVESIPQNELQEVDNKVAAMRKAIQKAEQI from the coding sequence ATGAAGAACTACCACATACATCAAATACATGAGCGGCTGCTCGCAGATACGCAGACGCCCGTAGGCATCTACCTCAAGCTTCGGGATCATTTCCCGAATAGTCTGCTGCTTGAAAGCTCGGATTACCACTCAAAAGCCGACAGCTTGAGCTTCATATGCCTGCAGCCCATGGCCGGTTTCGAAGCTCGTGGCTTGGAAGTACGGATGGAATACCCCGATCAAAAAGAGCAAATACTGACTTTGGAAGAAAAAGAAGAGCTTTTGCCCTTGTTGGAAGGATTTATTCAGTCGTTTAGCCCATCTGCCTCCTCACTTCCATTCCATACCCAAGGTTTGTTTGGTTATTCCGCCTACGAGGCGGTTCAGTACTTCGAAGATCTCGAGTTGGTGAATCGCCCCAGCACGCAAAAGGACAATCCTGACCTCAAGTATCAGCTGTTCGAGTTCGTGATTGTTATCGATCACTTTAAGAACGAACTGTACTTGGTACAGCATGGCTCTGAAGATTTGGAGCCCTCTAACGAAGCCTTTACTCGCCTGAAGTCCTTGCTGAGGATCAATCACAGTGCGCCATTTTCTTTTGAGCTGATCGGCCAAGAATCAAGTTCCACGGAACCCGAGGAGTTCTTGAAAATGGTTGAACGAGGAATTCAGCACTGCCAACGTGGAGATGTCTTTCAAGTGGTTCTCTCGCGTTCTTTTCACCAAGGCTTCCGCGGCGATGATTTCAACGTTTATAGAAGCTTAAGGAGTATTAATCCTAGTCCCTACCTTTTCTATTTCGACTACGGCAGCTTCAAAATATTCGGCTCATCTCCTGAATCGCAATTGCAGGTTTCTTCGGGTTCCGCGTCCATTGACCCCATTGCAGGTACGGCACTTCGTACGGGAAATAGCACGTCAGATGCTGAGGCTGCAGAAAGATTAAAGGCGGATCCCAAAGAACACGCCGAGCACATGATGCTGGTGGATCTAGCGCGCAATGATCTGTCTAGACATTCTGATGCTGTAGAAGTCGAAGAATGTGCCGAGATCCAGTACTTCTCCCACGTCATTCATATGGTGAGTAAGGTTAAAGGGTCTCTGCAAACAGGCGCAAGTGGCCTTCGTGTTTTTGCCGATACTTTTCCAGCCGGAACACTGTCCGGCGCCCCAAAGTACCGGGCGATGCAAATCATTGATGATCAAGAGGGTGACACCCGAAACTTCTATGGCGGTGCCATTGGCTTTTTCGGCTTTGACGGTTCCGTAAATCACGCGATTATCATTCGCTCTGTGCTGAGTAAGAACAACACTTTGACTTTCCAAGCGGGTGCTGGTGTCGTTGTGGAGAGTATTCCTCAAAACGAGCTTCAAGAAGTGGATAATAAAGTGGCGGCTATGCGCAAGGCCATTCAAAAAGCAGAGCAAATATGA
- a CDS encoding HAD family hydrolase: MNLVIFDIDGTITKTNPVDEACFRATAKDIFDRKIDRIDFNEFKHVTDSAIVFELYQKYLDRNPSYDEYYEFRARFKKNLKKTLKDQSNSFEPVDGIQTLLHEIKAHPKWAFIIATGSWRFSAKFKLESSGFYYKQLDVVTADDGLTRDRIVQKAIEKSKKENKVDSFKRLVYVGDATWDIKSCYNLNIPFIGIEAEENDKRKEELGNYLTMHQYPALKDFLKITKQAKVPALPFVEPLFREEDNSKS, encoded by the coding sequence ATGAATCTTGTGATATTCGATATAGACGGGACCATTACCAAAACCAATCCCGTTGATGAAGCCTGCTTTCGAGCCACGGCCAAAGATATCTTCGATCGAAAAATTGATCGGATAGATTTCAATGAATTCAAGCACGTTACGGATAGCGCCATTGTTTTTGAGCTGTACCAAAAGTACCTGGACCGCAATCCCAGCTACGATGAATACTACGAGTTTCGGGCACGCTTCAAGAAAAATTTAAAGAAGACCCTTAAGGATCAGAGCAACAGCTTTGAACCGGTGGACGGCATCCAGACGCTATTGCATGAAATTAAAGCCCATCCTAAATGGGCCTTTATCATTGCTACGGGATCGTGGCGCTTTTCTGCGAAATTCAAACTTGAAAGCTCTGGGTTTTACTACAAGCAGCTCGATGTTGTGACGGCTGACGACGGATTGACCCGGGATCGCATTGTTCAAAAGGCCATTGAAAAGAGTAAAAAGGAAAACAAAGTGGATTCCTTCAAGCGCCTGGTCTATGTAGGCGATGCCACGTGGGACATTAAGTCTTGTTACAACCTGAATATTCCATTCATTGGTATTGAAGCAGAAGAAAACGACAAGCGCAAAGAAGAACTTGGAAACTACTTGACCATGCATCAATATCCTGCGCTTAAGGATTTCTTGAAGATCACCAAACAGGCCAAGGTCCCTGCACTCCCCTTTGTAGAGCCTCTTTTCCGCGAAGAGGACAACTCAAAGTCATGA